From the genome of Actinacidiphila yeochonensis CN732, one region includes:
- a CDS encoding alpha/beta hydrolase family protein, protein MAEATVVGGTVSEEPCGVWASPITPEAVAVRSGAPTWPAVAGAETWWCAPDTETATVRLRRCAEPGAPVLDVLDSAWSVGNRAIGYGGRPFLVLPGARRHRLVFTHSGDQRLYAADVPALQGTGTGTGSGAGEPSPVPVPLTPADPEGVRTAYADPVPGPGGTEVWCVREVTRTAPGGELDDPAPRTSRDIVAVPLTGAAADDPAALRVVARSHHFLSGVRLSPDGSRLAWIGWDHPDMPWDTSDLMVARLRDGVAVDPVRVLGGGGVSVPQAEWAGPERPDRLYAMADRDGWWNLHRVDLAEDGGAEAACVLRTDTECSHAIWRVGATSFAVTEAGVLLRRSRGDQRLTLWDPASGDLADLAGEWTDFAVGLSGDGSAVAVVAASPTEDPTPLRIDLAPRRSGRAATAVVSRCAPAGGDPFEGWQSVPQRRTATSADGWEVHYLYYPPTNPDQAAGPGEEPPPLLIDVHGGPTSRTGGTRSLELSLFTSRGYAVASVDYGGSIGYGGAYRDRLRHSWGTVDVDDCVAVARALAGAGLADPGRTAIRGGSAGGWTTIAALANRDVFACGTVYYPISDPATWSRGQTHDFESRYIESLVGELPADEARYREVSPLGNAAGITVPFVMLQGLADTICRPDQARRVVEAVEEAHGPGLCFRYLEFPGEGHGFRRATTITAALRAELDLYAHVLHRP, encoded by the coding sequence ATGGCCGAGGCGACGGTAGTCGGCGGAACGGTGTCGGAGGAGCCGTGCGGCGTCTGGGCGTCACCGATCACGCCCGAGGCCGTCGCCGTCCGGTCCGGAGCGCCGACCTGGCCGGCCGTGGCCGGGGCCGAGACGTGGTGGTGCGCGCCGGACACGGAGACCGCGACCGTGCGGCTGCGGCGCTGCGCCGAACCCGGCGCGCCGGTGCTGGACGTGCTGGACTCCGCCTGGTCGGTGGGCAACCGCGCCATCGGGTACGGCGGCCGCCCGTTCCTGGTGCTGCCCGGCGCGCGGCGGCACCGGCTCGTCTTCACCCACTCCGGCGACCAGCGGCTGTACGCGGCCGACGTGCCCGCCCTCCAGGGCACCGGCACCGGCACCGGCAGTGGCGCAGGGGAGCCGTCCCCGGTGCCCGTGCCGCTCACCCCGGCCGACCCGGAGGGCGTGCGCACCGCGTACGCCGACCCGGTCCCCGGCCCCGGCGGCACCGAGGTCTGGTGCGTCCGGGAGGTCACCCGCACCGCGCCCGGCGGCGAGCTGGACGACCCGGCGCCGCGCACCAGCCGCGACATCGTCGCCGTGCCGCTGACGGGCGCGGCGGCCGACGACCCGGCGGCGCTCCGCGTCGTGGCCCGCTCCCACCACTTCCTGTCCGGCGTCCGGCTCAGCCCGGACGGCTCGCGCCTGGCCTGGATCGGCTGGGACCACCCCGACATGCCCTGGGACACCAGCGACCTGATGGTGGCCCGGCTCCGGGACGGCGTGGCCGTCGATCCGGTGCGGGTGCTGGGCGGCGGCGGGGTCTCCGTACCCCAGGCGGAGTGGGCGGGCCCGGAGCGCCCGGACCGCCTCTACGCGATGGCCGACCGCGACGGCTGGTGGAACCTGCACCGCGTCGACCTGGCCGAGGACGGCGGCGCCGAGGCCGCGTGCGTGCTGCGCACCGACACCGAGTGCTCGCACGCGATCTGGCGGGTGGGGGCGACCTCGTTCGCCGTGACGGAGGCGGGCGTCCTGCTGCGGCGCAGCCGCGGCGACCAGCGCCTCACCCTGTGGGACCCGGCGAGCGGCGACCTGGCCGACCTGGCCGGGGAGTGGACCGACTTCGCGGTGGGCCTGTCCGGTGACGGGTCGGCCGTCGCCGTGGTCGCGGCGAGCCCCACCGAGGACCCGACGCCGCTGCGGATCGACCTGGCCCCGCGCCGATCCGGCCGGGCGGCGACGGCGGTCGTCTCCCGCTGCGCCCCGGCGGGCGGCGACCCGTTCGAGGGCTGGCAGTCCGTTCCCCAGCGCCGTACCGCCACCTCTGCCGACGGTTGGGAGGTGCACTACCTCTACTACCCGCCGACCAACCCGGACCAGGCAGCCGGTCCGGGCGAGGAGCCGCCGCCGCTGCTGATCGACGTCCACGGCGGCCCGACCAGCCGCACCGGCGGCACCCGCAGCCTGGAGCTCTCGCTCTTCACCAGCCGCGGGTACGCCGTCGCCTCGGTCGACTACGGCGGCTCGATCGGCTACGGCGGCGCCTACCGGGACCGGCTGCGGCACAGCTGGGGCACGGTCGACGTGGACGACTGCGTGGCCGTGGCCCGCGCGCTGGCCGGTGCAGGGCTCGCCGACCCGGGCCGTACGGCGATCCGCGGTGGCTCGGCGGGCGGCTGGACGACGATCGCGGCGCTCGCCAACCGCGACGTCTTCGCCTGCGGCACCGTCTACTACCCGATCAGCGACCCGGCGACCTGGTCCCGGGGCCAGACCCACGACTTCGAGAGCCGCTACATCGAGTCGCTGGTGGGTGAACTCCCGGCCGACGAGGCCCGCTACCGGGAGGTGTCGCCGCTGGGGAACGCGGCGGGGATCACCGTCCCGTTCGTGATGCTCCAGGGCCTGGCCGACACCATCTGCCGCCCCGACCAGGCACGCCGGGTCGTCGAGGCCGTGGAGGAGGCGCACGGGCCCGGGCTGTGCTTCCGGTACCTGGAGTTCCCGGGCGAGGGCCACGGCTTCCGGCGGGCCACCACGATCACCGCCGCGCTGCGCGCCGAACTCGACCTGTACGCCCACGTCCTGCACCGGCCCTGA
- a CDS encoding LysR family transcriptional regulator, producing MLNTYRLRVLAAIDRAGSIAGAAREFGLSASAVSHQLSQLEKEAGVGLVERGAQSLRLTAAGRRLSLRGQEVLALLDAAEKDLLAQARADAGHLRIGFFASAGYRLLPQALSRFSGRYPTVELDLVEGEPHRLAESVQQGAIDVLIAFEYPLDPWKPPEGVQVRELLHEPLHLVVPAGHPVGRRAHVRLQELAGEQWITSFGTGSPVLSVLERVCALEGFAPNIRCRSDQYEVILGLVRAGMGIALVPSLGINDTTGLQIARVSGPGLYRRVTAASRPGNPNPLLNTFIAYLGSVASNLVVAAHRPSAPSRH from the coding sequence ATGCTCAACACGTACCGCCTGCGCGTTCTGGCCGCGATCGACCGAGCCGGGAGCATCGCCGGGGCCGCCCGGGAGTTCGGCCTGTCGGCCTCGGCCGTCTCGCACCAGCTCTCGCAGTTGGAGAAGGAGGCGGGCGTCGGGCTGGTCGAACGCGGGGCGCAGAGCCTGCGGTTGACGGCGGCGGGGCGGCGGTTGTCGCTGCGCGGGCAGGAGGTGCTGGCGCTGCTGGACGCCGCCGAGAAGGACCTGCTGGCGCAGGCGCGGGCGGACGCGGGGCACTTGCGCATCGGGTTCTTCGCGTCGGCCGGGTACCGGCTGCTCCCGCAGGCGCTGTCGCGGTTCTCGGGGCGGTACCCGACGGTCGAGCTGGACCTGGTCGAGGGGGAGCCGCACAGGCTGGCCGAGAGCGTGCAGCAGGGGGCGATCGACGTACTGATCGCCTTCGAGTACCCGCTCGACCCGTGGAAGCCGCCGGAGGGGGTCCAGGTCCGGGAGCTGCTGCACGAGCCGCTGCACCTGGTGGTGCCGGCCGGGCACCCGGTGGGGCGGCGGGCCCACGTCCGGCTCCAGGAGCTGGCGGGTGAGCAGTGGATCACCTCGTTCGGGACCGGCTCGCCGGTGCTGTCGGTGCTGGAACGGGTGTGCGCGCTGGAGGGGTTCGCCCCGAACATCCGCTGCCGCAGCGACCAGTACGAGGTGATCCTCGGCCTGGTGCGGGCCGGTATGGGCATCGCGCTGGTGCCCAGCCTGGGCATCAACGACACCACGGGCCTCCAGATCGCGCGGGTCTCGGGGCCGGGGCTGTACCGCAGGGTCACCGCCGCCTCCCGGCCGGGCAACCCGAACCCGCTGCTCAACACGTTCATCGCGTACCTGGGCAGCGTCGCGTCCAACCTGGTCGTGGCGGCCCACCGCCCGTCCGCGCCCTCGCGCCACTGA
- a CDS encoding acetyltransferase: MPVRIELRRFRTVEPVWDTLIEVYAEVRADRLHDPHYSVERYAERLARHAVEPGWETVVGYDGDVPVGYAYGNRIEYGDRYWGRITSPLPESLTRTPTLALKEIMVREPWRKTGASIAIHDDLLSGRPETQVTLMVNPLAGDGKVHRLYETWGYTDLGVSQPSPDSPVLTAMVRALRVPTS; encoded by the coding sequence ATGCCGGTACGTATCGAACTCCGCCGCTTCCGGACCGTGGAGCCGGTCTGGGACACGCTGATCGAGGTCTACGCGGAGGTCCGCGCCGACCGCCTGCACGACCCGCACTACTCGGTGGAGCGGTACGCGGAGCGCCTGGCGCGGCATGCCGTCGAACCCGGGTGGGAGACCGTCGTCGGGTACGACGGCGACGTGCCCGTCGGGTACGCGTACGGCAACCGCATCGAGTACGGCGACCGCTACTGGGGGCGGATCACCAGCCCGTTGCCGGAGTCGCTGACCCGGACGCCCACGCTGGCGCTCAAGGAGATCATGGTCCGCGAGCCCTGGCGCAAGACGGGCGCGTCGATCGCCATCCACGACGACCTGCTGTCCGGCCGTCCCGAGACGCAGGTCACCCTGATGGTGAACCCGCTGGCCGGGGACGGGAAGGTCCACCGCCTGTACGAGACCTGGGGCTACACGGACCTGGGTGTCAGCCAGCCGTCCCCGGACTCCCCGGTGCTCACGGCCATGGTGCGGGCGCTCCGCGTTCCGACCTCGTAG
- a CDS encoding ATP-binding protein, translating into MKSDISTGQGGSSALQFTRLLAPTPRGAHEARLLTVRTLGAWGWPSASPVSESAALVVSELAANAARHGRVRGRKFRLALTAGGEGTLRIEVSDARGERLPQPGRADSGGIAESGRGLLLVEALSAAWGTTPYPPSGKTVWACLPLT; encoded by the coding sequence ATGAAGTCAGATATCTCCACCGGACAAGGCGGTTCTTCCGCCCTCCAGTTCACCCGGCTCCTCGCCCCGACGCCCCGTGGCGCGCACGAGGCCCGGCTGTTGACCGTTCGCACGCTGGGGGCGTGGGGGTGGCCGTCCGCGAGTCCGGTCAGTGAGTCCGCGGCCCTGGTGGTCTCCGAACTGGCCGCGAACGCGGCGCGCCACGGCCGGGTCCGGGGCAGGAAGTTCCGCTTGGCGCTCACGGCCGGGGGCGAGGGCACGCTCCGTATCGAGGTGAGCGATGCGCGAGGGGAGCGCCTGCCGCAACCGGGCCGAGCCGACTCGGGCGGCATCGCGGAGTCCGGTCGCGGCCTGCTCCTCGTCGAGGCCCTGTCGGCGGCCTGGGGCACGACCCCGTACCCGCCGTCCGGCAAGACGGTCTGGGCCTGCCTCCCGCTGACCTGA
- a CDS encoding helix-turn-helix domain-containing protein, whose protein sequence is MSDGQDAFDEGELSGDLMRAIGKQVKLLRERAGLTQKELGDRLGYSEDLVSSLERGRRTPQREFLEAADDLLSAGGLLKTTIEDVEKARAKARVRHPAWFKDYARLEREAVEINFYNNHDVPGLLQTERRTRALYQMRKPLLDEETIEQRVASRMDRQEILTRWPSPLVTAVIEEVALRRPIGGWETHNEQLEELIKLGQLRNVELQVMPTDRTEHAGMGGPFVLLTPRGKPQVGYMEAQNGSRLITDSEEVRIIAARYGTIRAQALTPSESLRLMEDMLGEQ, encoded by the coding sequence ATGTCGGACGGCCAGGACGCCTTCGACGAGGGCGAGCTGAGCGGCGACCTGATGCGTGCCATCGGCAAGCAGGTCAAGCTGCTCCGCGAGCGGGCCGGGCTCACCCAGAAGGAGTTGGGTGACCGCCTCGGGTACAGCGAGGACCTGGTCTCCTCACTGGAACGCGGCCGCCGCACCCCGCAGCGGGAGTTCCTGGAGGCGGCGGACGACCTGCTCAGCGCCGGCGGGCTGCTGAAGACGACCATCGAGGACGTCGAGAAGGCCCGGGCGAAGGCGCGGGTCCGGCACCCTGCGTGGTTCAAGGACTACGCGAGGCTGGAGCGCGAGGCGGTCGAGATCAACTTCTACAACAACCACGATGTGCCGGGGTTGTTGCAGACCGAGAGGCGAACCCGAGCGCTCTACCAGATGCGCAAGCCGCTCCTGGACGAGGAGACCATCGAGCAGCGAGTCGCCTCCCGGATGGACCGACAGGAGATCCTGACCCGTTGGCCTTCACCCCTGGTGACGGCGGTCATTGAGGAAGTGGCGCTCAGACGACCCATCGGGGGGTGGGAGACCCACAACGAGCAGTTGGAAGAGCTGATCAAGCTCGGACAGCTGCGCAACGTCGAACTGCAGGTGATGCCGACCGACCGCACTGAGCATGCTGGCATGGGTGGTCCGTTCGTGCTCCTCACGCCGAGGGGAAAGCCCCAGGTGGGATACATGGAGGCTCAAAACGGTAGTCGACTGATCACCGACTCCGAAGAAGTACGTATCATTGCCGCACGGTACGGCACCATCAGGGCACAAGCGCTCACCCCGAGTGAGTCTCTGCGCCTGATGGAGGACATGCTGGGAGAGCAATGA
- a CDS encoding DUF397 domain-containing protein, translating to MSIAEPARLAWFKSSYSGNEGGECVEVAVATASVHVRDSKDRNGPQLTFTAAEWASFVQFTAAI from the coding sequence ATGAGCATCGCGGAACCCGCACGACTCGCCTGGTTCAAGAGCAGCTACAGCGGCAACGAAGGAGGCGAGTGCGTGGAGGTCGCAGTAGCGACCGCTTCCGTCCACGTACGCGACTCCAAGGACCGCAACGGGCCTCAACTCACCTTCACCGCAGCCGAGTGGGCCTCGTTCGTACAGTTCACCGCCGCAATCTGA
- a CDS encoding DUF397 domain-containing protein: MTVETTTHPDALTWLKSSHSGGEGGECVEVARTPDTAHVRDSQESRTCATHLQHSRVDRVRAVRGLTPTRLTCSAFPPTTTSLGER, encoded by the coding sequence ATGACGGTCGAGACCACCACGCACCCCGACGCACTCACCTGGCTCAAGAGCAGCCACAGCGGCGGGGAGGGCGGCGAGTGCGTAGAGGTCGCCCGCACCCCCGACACCGCCCACGTGCGGGATTCGCAAGAATCCCGCACGTGCGCAACTCACCTTCAGCACAGCCGAGTGGACCGCGTTCGTGCAGTTCGCGGCCTCACACCGACACGACTGACCTGTAGCGCCTTTCCCCCGACCACCACGTCCCTGGGAGAGCGATGA
- a CDS encoding DUF397 domain-containing protein, with amino-acid sequence MTVKTARPSDALTWRKSSHSGNEGGACVEVAATSGAVYVRDSKDRLGGQLAFSATEWTAFVQFAAQH; translated from the coding sequence ATGACTGTCAAAACTGCCAGGCCCTCCGACGCACTCACCTGGCGCAAGAGCAGCCACAGCGGCAACGAGGGCGGTGCTTGCGTGGAGGTCGCCGCGACGAGCGGCGCCGTCTACGTACGGGACTCCAAGGATCGCCTTGGGGGCCAACTCGCCTTCTCCGCAACCGAGTGGACCGCCTTCGTACAGTTCGCCGCCCAGCACTGA
- a CDS encoding DUF397 domain-containing protein translates to MSTEATAKPDALTWHKSSHSGAEGGECVEVARAPGTVHVRDSKNPDLARLTFSAAEWTAFVRFVRSAR, encoded by the coding sequence ATGAGCACCGAAGCCACCGCGAAGCCCGACGCGCTCACCTGGCACAAGAGCAGCCACAGCGGCGCGGAGGGCGGCGAGTGCGTGGAGGTCGCCCGCGCGCCCGGCACCGTCCACGTGCGGGACTCCAAGAACCCCGACCTCGCCCGGCTCACGTTCAGCGCCGCCGAGTGGACCGCGTTCGTGCGGTTCGTACGGTCCGCCCGGTGA
- a CDS encoding SDR family NAD(P)-dependent oxidoreductase — MRGVLVTGGSRGIGRAVALAFARGGDRVAVQYVGRRADAEETVRQLPGEGHALLQADLGEPGAAERVVAEAVGALGAVDVLVNNAAVAPSAETRHPVAETPLADWQRVWRRMLDVNLLGAADLSWAVARHLVERGAGGAIVNVGSRGAFRGEPDFPAYAASKAALHALGQSLAVALAPHGVAVTSVAPGFVGTERQAAKLSGPDGERLRAESPFGRVGTPEEVAATVHFLASPAAVWASGTVVDLNGASHLRM, encoded by the coding sequence GTGAGGGGTGTCCTGGTGACGGGTGGCTCGCGCGGTATCGGGCGGGCCGTCGCGCTGGCCTTCGCGCGTGGCGGCGACCGGGTCGCGGTGCAGTACGTCGGTCGGCGGGCGGACGCCGAGGAGACGGTGCGGCAGCTGCCGGGTGAGGGGCACGCGCTGCTTCAGGCCGATCTGGGCGAGCCCGGGGCGGCCGAGCGGGTGGTGGCCGAGGCGGTGGGCGCGCTGGGCGCGGTGGACGTGCTGGTGAACAACGCCGCCGTGGCGCCGTCGGCGGAGACCCGGCACCCGGTCGCGGAGACGCCGCTGGCGGACTGGCAGCGGGTCTGGCGGCGCATGCTCGACGTCAACCTGCTCGGTGCGGCCGACCTGAGCTGGGCGGTGGCCCGGCACCTGGTGGAGCGCGGCGCGGGCGGCGCGATCGTGAACGTGGGCTCGCGCGGCGCGTTCCGTGGCGAGCCCGACTTCCCGGCCTACGCGGCGTCCAAGGCCGCGCTCCACGCGCTCGGCCAGTCGCTTGCGGTGGCGCTGGCTCCGCACGGCGTCGCGGTCACCTCCGTCGCGCCCGGGTTCGTCGGCACCGAGCGGCAGGCGGCGAAGCTGTCCGGCCCGGACGGCGAACGGCTGCGGGCGGAGAGCCCGTTCGGCAGGGTCGGCACCCCGGAGGAGGTCGCCGCCACCGTGCACTTCCTGGCGTCCCCGGCGGCGGTCTGGGCCTCCGGGACCGTCGTCGACCTCAACGGCGCCTCCCACCTGCGGATGTGA
- a CDS encoding APC family permease, with protein MAQDGVPDDPAAALSAAGADAAAAQERKLRRGLGYWALTAIGFSNILGSGWLFAAMYAAQTAGPASLLSWVAAGLLSALVALVMVELGANRPEGGGTVRWPLYASGRLVGTMVGWSVLLSVGGTAAEITAIMQYAAHYLPGVYNGSTLTAAGLGLALALSVLLTALNWFGVRLFSRVNNAVSVFKVVMPVLTVAALLASGAHGTGRLTDHGGFAPYGWAACLSALSAGGIVYSVNGFQAPLDFSGEARDPRRTIPSSVLSGIAVSVLLYLGLQLAFLLAVPERLLGHGWAGVDFDSPFGQLALLLNLHWLAGLLYADAVVSPGGSAYVGVAIDARHTYAIAKNGLLPRSVMRVDGRFGIPHRALALNLAVIVVFLLPFGGWQSIVAVMGDMYLLIYASSTVAAAVFRSASADRLAGWVPGLRWVAPVAFVVSGEFVYWSGWHDLRLALPLVLVGLPLFLALRRDRAAAPLSAELRDGAWLVVYLAGLTLLSWLGGFKGSGRLPQPWDSVTVAVFSLAVFAWAVTSGVRQLSRTPAV; from the coding sequence ATGGCGCAGGACGGAGTGCCGGACGACCCGGCCGCGGCCCTTTCGGCGGCCGGCGCCGACGCGGCCGCCGCGCAGGAGCGCAAGCTGCGCCGAGGGCTCGGGTACTGGGCCCTGACCGCGATCGGCTTCTCCAACATCCTCGGCTCGGGCTGGCTCTTCGCCGCGATGTACGCGGCGCAGACGGCCGGCCCGGCGTCGCTGCTGTCCTGGGTGGCGGCCGGCCTGCTCAGCGCGCTGGTGGCGCTGGTCATGGTGGAGCTGGGCGCGAACCGGCCGGAGGGCGGCGGCACGGTCCGCTGGCCGCTGTACGCCAGCGGGCGGCTGGTGGGCACGATGGTGGGCTGGTCGGTGCTGCTGTCGGTGGGCGGGACCGCCGCCGAGATCACCGCGATCATGCAGTACGCCGCGCACTACCTGCCGGGCGTGTACAACGGCAGCACCCTCACCGCCGCCGGGCTGGGCCTGGCGCTCGCGCTGAGCGTGCTGCTCACGGCGCTCAACTGGTTCGGGGTGCGGCTCTTCTCCCGGGTCAACAACGCGGTGTCGGTCTTCAAGGTGGTCATGCCCGTCCTCACGGTGGCCGCCCTGCTGGCCTCCGGCGCGCACGGCACCGGCCGCCTCACCGACCACGGCGGGTTCGCGCCGTACGGCTGGGCGGCCTGCCTGAGCGCGCTGTCCGCCGGCGGCATCGTCTACTCCGTCAACGGCTTCCAGGCCCCGCTCGACTTCTCCGGCGAGGCCCGCGACCCGCGGCGCACCATCCCGTCCTCCGTGCTCAGCGGCATCGCCGTGTCCGTGCTGCTCTACCTCGGCCTGCAACTGGCCTTCCTGCTCGCCGTCCCCGAACGGCTGCTCGGCCACGGCTGGGCGGGCGTCGACTTCGACTCGCCGTTCGGCCAGCTCGCGCTGCTGCTCAACCTGCACTGGCTGGCCGGCCTGCTCTACGCCGACGCGGTCGTCTCGCCCGGCGGCTCCGCCTACGTCGGGGTGGCGATCGACGCCCGGCACACCTACGCCATCGCCAAGAACGGGCTGCTGCCGCGCTCGGTGATGCGGGTGGACGGCCGGTTCGGCATCCCGCACCGCGCGCTGGCGCTGAACCTCGCCGTCATCGTGGTGTTCCTGCTGCCGTTCGGCGGCTGGCAGTCCATCGTCGCCGTCATGGGCGACATGTACCTGCTGATCTACGCCTCGTCGACGGTGGCCGCTGCGGTCTTCCGCTCGGCCTCCGCGGACCGGCTGGCCGGCTGGGTGCCGGGGCTGCGCTGGGTCGCGCCGGTGGCCTTCGTCGTCTCCGGCGAGTTCGTCTACTGGTCGGGCTGGCACGACCTGCGGCTGGCGCTGCCGCTCGTCCTGGTCGGGCTGCCGCTCTTCCTGGCGCTGCGCCGGGACCGCGCGGCGGCGCCGCTGAGCGCCGAACTGCGCGACGGCGCCTGGCTCGTCGTCTACCTCGCCGGGCTGACCCTGCTGTCCTGGCTCGGCGGCTTCAAGGGCTCCGGCCGCCTGCCCCAGCCCTGGGACTCGGTCACCGTCGCCGTCTTCTCCCTCGCCGTCTTCGCCTGGGCCGTCACCTCCGGCGTCCGCCAGCTCTCGCGGACCCCGGCGGTGTGA
- the galE gene encoding UDP-glucose 4-epimerase GalE produces the protein MKVLITGGAGFIGSTVASACLDEGITPVILDNLSTGRREFTEGRAFYEGDIADGDLLDRVFADHPDIGAVIHCAALIVVPESVAEPLRYYRENVAKTVDLLEHLLRNGCEQVLFSSSAAIYAPEPGDVVVDETSEVAPSSPYARTKAMMEQILQDTAAASPLRVISLRYFNPIGADPALRTGLQNPAPSHALGKLTEAYAAKEPFVVTGVDWPTRDGSGIRDYIHVWDLAQAHVAALRRFPAILPAGGGAGYQVVNIGTGTGTTVRELVRAFEEVVGERLDVVEAAPRPGDVNGSYTANATAARLLGWKAARSVEDGIRDSLAWRVEWARRLAARDADGA, from the coding sequence ATGAAAGTCCTGATCACCGGCGGCGCCGGCTTCATCGGCAGCACGGTGGCCTCGGCCTGCCTCGACGAGGGCATCACGCCCGTCATCCTCGACAACCTCTCCACCGGGCGGCGCGAGTTCACCGAAGGGCGGGCGTTCTACGAGGGCGACATCGCCGACGGCGACCTCCTCGACCGCGTCTTCGCCGACCACCCGGACATCGGGGCGGTGATCCACTGCGCCGCGCTGATCGTCGTCCCCGAGTCGGTGGCCGAACCGCTGCGCTACTACCGCGAGAACGTGGCGAAGACCGTCGACCTGCTGGAGCACCTGCTGCGCAACGGCTGCGAGCAGGTGCTGTTCAGCTCCTCGGCCGCGATCTACGCGCCCGAGCCCGGCGACGTCGTCGTGGACGAGACGTCGGAGGTGGCGCCGTCCAGCCCGTACGCGCGGACCAAGGCGATGATGGAGCAGATCCTCCAGGACACCGCCGCCGCCTCGCCGCTGCGGGTGATCTCGCTGCGCTACTTCAACCCGATCGGCGCCGACCCCGCGCTCCGCACCGGCCTGCAGAATCCGGCCCCCTCGCACGCGCTGGGCAAGCTGACCGAGGCGTACGCGGCCAAGGAGCCGTTCGTGGTCACCGGCGTCGACTGGCCCACCCGCGACGGCAGCGGCATCCGCGACTACATCCACGTCTGGGACCTGGCGCAGGCGCACGTCGCCGCGCTGCGGCGCTTCCCGGCGATCCTCCCGGCCGGCGGCGGCGCCGGGTACCAGGTGGTGAACATCGGCACCGGCACCGGCACCACCGTCCGCGAGCTGGTGCGGGCGTTCGAGGAGGTCGTCGGGGAGCGGCTGGACGTGGTGGAGGCCGCCCCGCGCCCCGGCGACGTCAACGGCTCCTACACGGCGAACGCGACCGCCGCGCGGCTGCTGGGCTGGAAGGCGGCCAGGAGCGTCGAGGACGGCATCCGCGACTCGCTCGCGTGGCGCGTGGAGTGGGCGCGCCGGCTGGCCGCGCGGGACGCCGACGGCGCCTGA
- the lhgO gene encoding L-2-hydroxyglutarate oxidase: MADETVGVVGAGIVGLAAAREIALRRPGTRVVVLEKEADVAVHQTGHNSGVVHAGIYYPPGSLKARLCTRGMALLREFCQERGLPYEECGKLVVAVRDEELPRLAALHANAVRNGVPGVRRVDRAGIAGIEPYAAGLAAVHSPRTAITDYTAVARAFARDVEASGGEVRLGFPVTRVTRTGGGRVEVASGAGDVLTVDRLVLCAGLHSDRVARLATDATTDAATDDADAADADELRIVPFRGEYMTVVPAKAHLVRGLVYPVPDPRYPFLGVHFTRRVDGSVEVGPNAVLALAREGYRRTDVDPRELLRIAAFPGTRRLARRHWRTGLKEVRGSLSVRAYMRDAAAYVPGIGPADVVRGGAGVRAQALGADGSLVDDFVIHRSGAVTAVRNAPSPAATSSMAIAEHIADTVLGTDGGRAPGSD; this comes from the coding sequence ATGGCGGACGAGACGGTCGGCGTCGTCGGCGCCGGCATCGTCGGGCTGGCCGCGGCGCGGGAGATCGCGCTGCGCCGTCCCGGTACCCGCGTGGTGGTGCTGGAGAAGGAGGCGGACGTCGCCGTCCACCAGACCGGCCACAACTCCGGTGTGGTGCACGCCGGGATCTACTACCCGCCGGGCAGCCTCAAAGCCCGGCTCTGCACCCGGGGCATGGCGCTGCTCCGCGAGTTCTGCCAGGAGCGCGGGCTGCCGTACGAGGAGTGCGGCAAGCTCGTCGTGGCCGTGCGGGACGAGGAGCTGCCGCGGCTGGCGGCGCTGCACGCCAACGCGGTGCGCAACGGGGTGCCGGGCGTGCGGCGGGTCGACCGGGCGGGGATCGCCGGGATCGAGCCGTACGCGGCGGGCCTCGCGGCCGTGCACTCCCCGCGCACCGCGATCACCGACTACACCGCCGTCGCCCGCGCCTTCGCCCGCGACGTCGAGGCGTCCGGCGGCGAGGTGCGGCTGGGCTTCCCCGTCACCCGCGTCACCCGGACCGGCGGCGGGCGGGTCGAGGTGGCGTCCGGCGCGGGCGACGTCCTCACCGTCGACCGGCTGGTGCTCTGCGCGGGCCTGCACAGCGACCGCGTCGCCCGGCTCGCCACCGACGCCACCACCGACGCCGCCACGGACGACGCCGACGCTGCTGACGCTGACGAACTGCGGATCGTCCCCTTCCGCGGCGAGTACATGACGGTGGTGCCGGCCAAGGCGCACCTGGTGCGCGGCCTGGTCTACCCGGTGCCCGACCCCCGCTACCCGTTCCTCGGCGTGCACTTCACCCGCCGCGTCGACGGCTCGGTGGAGGTCGGCCCCAACGCCGTCCTGGCGCTGGCCCGCGAGGGCTACCGGCGCACCGACGTGGACCCGCGCGAGCTGCTGCGGATCGCCGCGTTCCCCGGCACGCGGCGGCTGGCCCGGCGGCACTGGCGCACCGGGCTGAAGGAGGTGCGCGGCTCGCTGTCGGTGCGCGCGTACATGCGGGACGCGGCGGCCTACGTGCCCGGCATCGGCCCGGCGGACGTGGTGCGCGGCGGCGCCGGGGTGCGCGCGCAGGCGCTCGGCGCGGACGGCTCGCTGGTGGACGACTTCGTCATCCACCGGTCCGGCGCCGTCACCGCCGTACGCAACGCGCCCTCCCCGGCCGCCACCTCGTCCATGGCCATCGCCGAGCACATCGCGGACACGGTCCTCGGGACGGACGGCGGCCGGGCCCCCGGCTCGGACTGA